The Thermus brockianus genome window below encodes:
- the argF gene encoding ornithine carbamoyltransferase, with the protein MGGDALTLPKDLLDFYGYSAQAIRDLIALAERLKRERYRGEELKGKVLALLFEKPSLRTRTTLEVAMLHLGGHAVYLDQKQVGIGEREPVRDIAKNLERFVEGIAARVYRHATVEALARHARIPVINALSDRAHPLQALADLLTLKEVFGGWEGLEVAWVGDGNNVLNSLLEVAPLVGLRVRVATPKGYEPDPALLEKAKAYFTHDPKEAAFGAHALYTDVWTSMGQEAEREKRLKDFRGFQVNGELLSLLHPEGIFLHCLPAHYGEETTEEAVHGPKSRVFDQAENRLHTAKAVLLTLLK; encoded by the coding sequence ATGGGGGGAGACGCCCTGACCCTGCCCAAGGACCTTTTGGACTTTTACGGCTACAGTGCCCAGGCCATCCGGGACCTGATCGCCTTGGCGGAGCGGCTTAAGCGGGAGCGCTACCGGGGGGAGGAGCTAAAGGGGAAGGTCCTGGCCCTCCTCTTTGAGAAGCCCTCCTTACGTACCCGGACCACCCTCGAGGTGGCCATGCTCCACCTGGGGGGGCATGCGGTTTACCTGGACCAGAAACAGGTGGGTATCGGGGAGCGGGAGCCCGTGAGGGACATCGCCAAGAACCTGGAGCGGTTCGTGGAGGGGATCGCCGCCCGGGTCTACCGGCACGCGACCGTGGAGGCCCTGGCCCGCCATGCCCGCATCCCCGTCATCAACGCCCTTTCGGACCGGGCCCATCCCCTGCAGGCCCTGGCGGACCTCCTCACCCTCAAGGAGGTCTTTGGGGGGTGGGAGGGCCTCGAGGTGGCCTGGGTGGGGGACGGGAACAACGTTTTAAACTCCCTCCTGGAGGTCGCGCCCCTGGTGGGGCTAAGGGTGCGGGTGGCCACCCCTAAGGGCTACGAGCCCGATCCCGCCCTTCTGGAAAAGGCCAAGGCCTACTTCACCCACGACCCCAAGGAGGCCGCCTTTGGGGCCCACGCCCTCTACACGGACGTCTGGACCAGCATGGGCCAGGAGGCGGAGCGGGAAAAGCGCCTCAAGGACTTCCGTGGCTTCCAGGTGAACGGGGAACTCCTCTCCCTCCTCCACCCCGAAGGGATCTTCCTCCACTGCCTCCCCGCCCACTACGGAGAGGAGACCACGGAGGAAGCCGTGCACGGCCCCAAAAGCCGCGTCTTTGACCAGGCGGAAAATCGTCTCCACACCGCCAAAGCCGTCCTCCTCACCTTGCTAAAGTAG
- the mreC gene encoding rod shape-determining protein MreC produces MSETALRRLLLLGLLALGLALAALTRPLAPKVSLRLSPLTAPLPALGHRFGENLRAGVSALLNREDLYRENRLLKDRVAALEAENRRLRLEVERLSRALRVQAEQAPGVVAVAPVVGEDLSGLYRRLVIGLGERDGIRVGMPVTAPEGLVGLVVEVEAHRALVRTLLDPESQVGVRPEGAPGRGVARGAPPDRLLAEFPPTVQVAPGNLLLTGAPLGLFPAGIPVGRVERVERVQGGLKLRAWARPLVELSLLEEVIVLRPL; encoded by the coding sequence GTGAGCGAAACCGCCCTGCGCCGCCTTCTCCTCCTCGGCCTCCTCGCCTTGGGACTCGCCCTGGCCGCCCTCACCCGGCCCCTCGCCCCCAAGGTTTCCCTCCGGCTTTCCCCCCTCACCGCCCCCCTGCCCGCCCTAGGGCACCGGTTTGGGGAGAACCTCCGGGCGGGGGTTTCCGCCCTCCTAAACCGGGAAGACCTCTACCGGGAAAACCGCCTCCTCAAGGACCGGGTGGCGGCCTTGGAAGCGGAAAACCGCAGGCTTCGCCTGGAGGTGGAGCGCCTCTCCCGGGCCCTTAGGGTGCAAGCGGAGCAGGCCCCGGGGGTGGTGGCCGTGGCCCCCGTGGTGGGGGAAGACCTCTCGGGGCTCTACCGCCGCCTGGTGATCGGCCTTGGGGAACGGGACGGGATCCGGGTGGGCATGCCCGTCACCGCCCCCGAGGGGCTGGTGGGCCTGGTGGTGGAGGTGGAGGCCCACCGGGCCCTGGTGCGCACCCTTTTGGACCCGGAAAGCCAGGTGGGGGTGCGCCCCGAAGGGGCCCCCGGGCGGGGTGTGGCCCGCGGTGCCCCCCCGGACCGGCTCCTGGCCGAGTTTCCCCCCACGGTCCAGGTGGCCCCGGGGAACCTCCTCCTCACCGGGGCGCCCTTGGGCCTTTTCCCCGCGGGCATCCCCGTGGGCCGGGTGGAACGGGTGGAAAGGGTTCAGGGGGGGCTTAAGCTAAGGGCCTGGGCCAGGCCCTTGGTGGAGCTTTCCCTCCTGGAAGAGGTGATCGTCCTGAGGCCCTTATGA
- a CDS encoding Maf family protein, producing MGSGRPPLILASGSPRRRALLEALGYPLRVVVPGVEEADLALPPPELALALARRKGESVAGEWVLAADTVVDLGGKVLGKPKDPEENRLFLRLLSGRSHRVHTAIYLRTPMDLVLEVHTARVRFRPLSEEEIAWYVESGEGLDKAGGYGAQGLGMALLSGVEGDFYTVVGLPVSRLFALLWERGFRP from the coding sequence TTGGGAAGCGGGCGACCCCCTTTAATCCTGGCCTCGGGTAGCCCCAGGCGCAGGGCCCTCCTCGAGGCCCTGGGCTACCCCCTTCGGGTGGTGGTCCCCGGGGTAGAGGAAGCGGACCTCGCGCTCCCCCCACCCGAGCTCGCCCTGGCCCTTGCCCGGCGCAAGGGGGAAAGCGTGGCGGGGGAATGGGTCCTGGCGGCGGACACCGTGGTGGACCTTGGGGGGAAGGTCTTGGGCAAGCCCAAGGACCCGGAGGAAAACCGCCTTTTCCTCAGGCTCCTTTCCGGGAGGAGCCACCGGGTGCACACCGCCATCTACCTCCGCACCCCGATGGACCTGGTCCTGGAGGTGCACACGGCCAGGGTGCGCTTCCGTCCCCTTTCGGAGGAGGAGATCGCCTGGTACGTGGAAAGCGGCGAGGGCCTGGACAAGGCGGGGGGCTACGGGGCCCAGGGGCTCGGCATGGCCCTTCTTTCGGGGGTGGAGGGGGACTTCTACACCGTGGTGGGCCTCCCCGTGTCCCGGCTCTTCGCCCTCCTTTGGGAAAGGGGGTTTAGGCCGTGA
- a CDS encoding outer membrane beta-barrel protein — MKKAVVVAFAALLTAAMAQKFSVEAGAGLYGNLGGQLAVVAEDFTPGLPLGVRLGVGFAQSDARDDGYDLGGGTTWGDYKKTNELSEWGQNITLSLDVLYKVAGLGLPVEVAPYAGIRYNLFSGGYTDPQNKISGTKSESVSTNQFGFGAGVRLAYPLMPNLSLVGDLGADYYLNACFKRVHEDDSGNKTERTVCPGGSGYDSLNELVTQPEWVFKLRVGAAYRF, encoded by the coding sequence ATGAAGAAAGCGGTGGTTGTAGCTTTTGCGGCTCTCCTGACGGCGGCCATGGCGCAGAAGTTTTCCGTGGAGGCTGGTGCTGGCCTCTACGGAAACCTAGGCGGGCAACTGGCTGTGGTGGCGGAGGACTTTACCCCTGGGCTTCCCTTGGGGGTGCGGCTGGGCGTGGGCTTCGCCCAGAGCGATGCGCGGGACGATGGGTATGACCTTGGGGGAGGCACGACTTGGGGTGACTACAAGAAGACCAACGAGCTCTCCGAGTGGGGCCAAAACATCACCCTTTCCTTGGATGTTCTCTACAAGGTGGCGGGCTTGGGTCTGCCGGTGGAGGTGGCGCCTTACGCCGGGATCCGCTACAACCTCTTCTCGGGTGGCTATACGGATCCGCAGAATAAGATTTCGGGCACCAAGAGCGAATCTGTTTCCACCAACCAGTTTGGCTTCGGCGCCGGTGTGCGCCTCGCTTACCCCCTCATGCCCAACCTGAGCCTGGTGGGGGACCTGGGGGCGGATTACTACCTGAACGCTTGCTTCAAGAGGGTCCATGAGGATGACTCCGGGAATAAGACCGAGAGAACTGTGTGCCCCGGGGGCAGCGGCTACGATAGCCTCAACGAATTGGTTACCCAGCCCGAGTGGGTCTTCAAGCTCCGCGTGGGCGCCGCTTATCGCTTCTAA
- the bshB1 gene encoding bacillithiol biosynthesis deacetylase BshB1, translating into MLDLLVIAPHPDDGELGCGGTLARAKAEGLSTGILDLTRGEMGTKGTPEERAQEVAEASRILGLDFRGNLGLPDGGLADTPEQRLKLADALRKLRPRILFAPLEADRHPDHTAASRLVVAALHLAGLKKAPLEGEPHRVERFFFYPGNHPFTPSFLVKISAFIDQWEQAVLAYRSQFSGEAASETVGPKGVEARKAMRRYFGNYLGVDYAEPFVSQLPVLYVPWSRA; encoded by the coding sequence ATGCTTGACCTTTTGGTCATCGCCCCCCATCCCGACGATGGGGAGCTCGGGTGCGGTGGGACCTTGGCGAGGGCCAAGGCGGAAGGGTTATCCACGGGGATTTTGGACCTCACCCGGGGGGAGATGGGCACCAAGGGCACCCCGGAGGAAAGGGCCCAGGAGGTGGCGGAGGCGAGCCGGATCCTGGGCCTGGACTTTAGGGGGAACCTGGGGCTTCCCGATGGGGGGCTTGCCGACACCCCCGAGCAGCGCCTGAAGCTGGCGGATGCGCTCAGGAAATTGAGGCCCCGCATCCTCTTCGCCCCCCTCGAGGCCGACCGCCACCCCGACCACACGGCGGCAAGCCGCCTGGTGGTGGCCGCCCTCCACCTGGCGGGCCTGAAGAAGGCCCCCTTGGAAGGGGAGCCTCACCGGGTGGAAAGGTTTTTCTTCTACCCGGGCAACCACCCCTTCACCCCCAGCTTCCTGGTGAAGATCTCCGCCTTCATAGACCAGTGGGAGCAGGCGGTCTTGGCCTACAGGAGCCAGTTTTCCGGGGAGGCGGCGAGCGAGACCGTGGGGCCCAAGGGGGTGGAGGCCCGCAAGGCCATGCGCCGCTACTTTGGCAACTACCTGGGGGTGGACTACGCCGAGCCCTTTGTGAGCCAGCTTCCCGTGCTCTACGTCCCCTGGTCCCGGGCCTAG
- the minC gene encoding septum site-determining protein MinC: protein MRLRATPKALALRLDGGESAEDIARLTLPEGLPLEVEVAGPVPQEVVEALLALGRPLTLVPARSHKGLSTLVVSKTLRAGERVEHPGTVVVLGDVNPGAEVVAGGDVIVVGKLRGLAHAGAGGDEERFIFALSLGAKQLRIGPHLAQAPEGEAAEGPELARVVEGRIVVEPWARRRSPPTPPRSA from the coding sequence ATGCGCCTCCGCGCCACGCCCAAGGCCCTCGCCCTCCGCCTGGACGGGGGGGAGAGCGCCGAGGACATAGCCCGGCTCACCCTCCCCGAGGGGCTTCCCCTGGAGGTGGAGGTGGCGGGGCCCGTGCCCCAAGAGGTCGTAGAGGCCCTCCTGGCCTTAGGCCGCCCCCTCACCCTCGTACCCGCCCGAAGCCACAAGGGCCTAAGCACCCTGGTGGTGAGCAAAACCCTAAGGGCCGGGGAGCGGGTGGAGCACCCCGGCACCGTCGTGGTCCTGGGGGACGTCAACCCAGGGGCCGAGGTGGTGGCGGGAGGGGACGTGATCGTGGTGGGGAAACTCCGGGGCCTCGCCCACGCCGGGGCAGGGGGGGATGAGGAGCGCTTCATCTTCGCCCTAAGCCTCGGCGCCAAGCAACTCCGCATCGGACCCCACCTGGCCCAGGCCCCCGAGGGGGAAGCGGCGGAGGGGCCCGAGCTCGCCCGGGTGGTGGAGGGGCGGATCGTGGTGGAGCCCTGGGCTAGAAGGCGATCCCCCCCGACTCCACCCCGTAGCGCTTGA
- the argC gene encoding N-acetyl-gamma-glutamyl-phosphate reductase: MGILGASGYGGAELLRLLKRHPGVELVGFSSRKHEGRPLSSAWPQLWDERPFVAQEEVLERADVLFLALPNGLAMGITPEALRAGKRVIDLSGDYRLPPEVYEAWYGIRHQSPELFREAVYGLPELHREELREARLVANPGCYVTAATLALAPLAAEGVLRRAFVVGLSGVSGAGREGEGTFFAEVNENLKPYKVGGTHRHIPEMEANLGRLLAQGRRVRTHGPRREVRLSFTPHLVPMTRGILVTAEAEVEGTWSQEALDALYRDFYLGEPFVRVLGGLPETKGTYGANRVDLKPLYEERTGRVLVFAALDNLVKGMAGQAVQNLNLMLGLPEDTALPKEGVWP, encoded by the coding sequence GTGGGGATCCTGGGCGCCTCGGGGTATGGCGGGGCGGAGCTCCTCCGCCTGCTTAAGCGCCATCCTGGGGTGGAACTGGTGGGTTTTTCCAGCCGCAAGCACGAGGGTAGACCCCTTTCTTCCGCCTGGCCCCAGCTTTGGGACGAAAGGCCCTTCGTTGCCCAAGAGGAGGTCTTGGAGCGGGCGGACGTCCTGTTTCTGGCCCTCCCCAACGGCCTCGCCATGGGGATCACCCCCGAGGCCCTTCGCGCGGGCAAGCGGGTCATAGACCTTTCCGGGGACTACCGCCTTCCCCCGGAGGTCTACGAGGCCTGGTACGGGATCCGCCACCAAAGCCCCGAGCTCTTCCGGGAGGCGGTCTACGGCCTGCCCGAGCTCCACCGGGAGGAGCTCAGGGAAGCCCGCCTGGTGGCGAACCCTGGCTGCTACGTCACCGCCGCCACCTTGGCCCTCGCTCCCTTGGCGGCGGAAGGGGTTCTCCGGCGTGCCTTCGTGGTGGGCTTAAGCGGGGTTTCGGGGGCGGGCAGGGAGGGGGAGGGCACCTTCTTCGCCGAGGTGAACGAGAACCTGAAACCCTACAAGGTAGGGGGCACCCACCGCCACATCCCCGAGATGGAAGCGAACCTGGGCCGCCTCCTGGCCCAAGGGCGGAGGGTGCGCACCCACGGGCCCAGGCGGGAGGTGCGCCTTTCCTTCACCCCCCACCTGGTGCCCATGACCCGGGGGATTTTGGTCACCGCGGAGGCGGAGGTGGAGGGGACCTGGAGCCAGGAGGCTCTGGACGCCCTCTACCGGGACTTCTACCTAGGGGAGCCCTTCGTGCGGGTTTTGGGGGGGCTTCCCGAGACCAAGGGCACCTATGGCGCCAACCGGGTGGACCTCAAGCCCCTCTACGAGGAAAGGACTGGGCGCGTCCTGGTCTTCGCCGCCTTGGACAACCTGGTGAAGGGCATGGCGGGGCAGGCGGTGCAGAACCTGAACCTGATGCTGGGCCTACCCGAGGACACCGCCTTGCCCAAGGAGGGCGTATGGCCGTGA
- a CDS encoding DUF420 domain-containing protein: MKELLGLLAVWSIVLSGLALLVGVGLIRRGERVWHHRAMLTATALAALFLVFYLTKWGLYGTTAYGGPEAWRGVYYFILITHTLLATLNGPLALYVIWRAIRGEFALHKRWAKVLVPIWLYVALTGWVIYLVLKRYGVESGGIAF; the protein is encoded by the coding sequence ATGAAGGAGCTTTTGGGGCTTCTCGCTGTCTGGAGCATCGTTCTTTCCGGGCTTGCCCTTTTGGTGGGGGTAGGGCTCATCCGCCGGGGTGAGCGGGTTTGGCACCACCGGGCCATGCTCACGGCCACGGCGCTGGCGGCTTTGTTTTTGGTCTTTTACCTCACCAAGTGGGGCCTTTACGGCACCACGGCCTATGGGGGGCCGGAGGCTTGGCGGGGGGTCTACTACTTTATCCTCATCACCCACACCCTTTTGGCCACCCTGAACGGGCCTTTGGCCCTTTACGTTATCTGGCGGGCCATTAGGGGCGAGTTCGCCCTCCACAAGCGCTGGGCTAAGGTCCTGGTGCCCATCTGGCTCTACGTGGCCCTCACGGGTTGGGTCATTTACCTCGTGCTCAAGCGCTACGGGGTGGAGTCGGGGGGGATCGCCTTCTAG
- the argJ gene encoding bifunctional glutamate N-acetyltransferase/amino-acid acetyltransferase ArgJ, which translates to MAVRLPRGFRAGATRAGIKPSGKPDLALLVSGLPAQWAYAATQNRAAAPSIHRGRGLYATGAPLRAVVVNAGNANCATGERGFRDDARMAELAAFRLGLAPEEVLTASTGVIGVPLPVERIAAGLPQIELTPYADPFAEAILTTDLVPKVAEAEVAGARVVGIAKGSGMIHPNMATMLAFLVTDAWVPQEALREAWRGIVDRTFNQVTVDGDTSTNDLALVMANGAYGEVPPEALFQALEGVARELAKRIARDGEGATKLLVVRVVGAVTEEEARRAARAVAGSLLWKSALYGNDPNWGRILAALGNSGARFDPLRVRISLQGIPLYAGGDLPFDRERASQAMRQEVVEVLVDLGEGEGAAEAYGCDLTEGYVRINALYTT; encoded by the coding sequence ATGGCCGTGAGGTTACCCAGGGGTTTCCGCGCCGGGGCTACCCGGGCGGGCATCAAGCCTTCGGGCAAGCCGGACCTGGCCCTTTTGGTCTCAGGGCTTCCCGCCCAATGGGCCTACGCCGCCACCCAGAACCGGGCCGCGGCCCCTTCCATCCACCGGGGCCGGGGGCTTTACGCCACCGGAGCCCCCTTGCGGGCCGTGGTGGTGAACGCCGGCAACGCCAACTGCGCCACGGGGGAGCGGGGCTTTCGGGACGACGCGCGGATGGCCGAGCTCGCCGCCTTCCGCCTGGGCCTTGCCCCCGAGGAGGTGCTCACCGCCTCCACGGGGGTGATCGGGGTGCCCCTGCCCGTGGAGCGGATCGCGGCGGGCCTGCCGCAAATAGAGCTCACCCCTTACGCCGACCCCTTCGCCGAGGCCATCCTCACCACCGACCTGGTGCCCAAGGTGGCGGAGGCCGAGGTGGCGGGGGCCAGGGTGGTGGGCATCGCCAAGGGAAGTGGGATGATCCACCCCAACATGGCCACCATGCTGGCCTTTTTGGTCACGGACGCCTGGGTGCCCCAGGAGGCCTTGCGGGAGGCCTGGAGGGGCATCGTGGACCGCACCTTCAACCAGGTGACCGTGGACGGGGACACCTCCACCAACGACCTGGCCCTGGTCATGGCCAATGGGGCTTATGGGGAGGTGCCGCCCGAAGCCCTCTTCCAGGCTTTGGAAGGGGTGGCGCGGGAGCTTGCCAAGAGGATTGCCCGGGATGGGGAAGGGGCCACGAAGCTTTTGGTGGTGCGGGTGGTGGGGGCGGTCACGGAGGAGGAGGCGAGGCGGGCGGCTAGGGCGGTGGCGGGAAGCCTCCTTTGGAAAAGCGCCCTCTACGGCAACGACCCCAACTGGGGCCGCATCCTGGCCGCCCTCGGCAACTCGGGGGCCCGGTTTGACCCCTTGCGGGTGCGGATTTCCCTCCAAGGTATCCCCCTGTACGCCGGCGGGGACCTCCCCTTTGACCGGGAGAGGGCGAGCCAGGCCATGCGCCAGGAGGTGGTGGAGGTCCTGGTGGACCTGGGAGAGGGGGAAGGGGCGGCGGAGGCCTACGGGTGCGACCTCACCGAGGGGTATGTGCGCATAAACGCCTTGTACACGACTTGA
- a CDS encoding penicillin-binding transpeptidase domain-containing protein, which yields MTSRLYALMLSFLVALGLLGLRAWQLQVLEHEKYALKSQGNYLKTEGIPAPRGRILDRKGRVIAQDRLVVDLVYEGGEVAFKERLLPLLGLKELPKEPGVLKAGVPEHLLPTLAELTAGQRNLKLVERIERHYPNPISGPVLGYVLQANAEQVKRGYSPDEQVGQAGLEAALEPYLRGKRGVKAVEVNVRGERLRETILEEPTPGKDVVLTLDLDLQRAAERALEEALADINAGRRLNGLPPATRVKGAIVALDPRSGEILAMASAPSFDPNLFAKRPVPKEVQDLLRDPDLPLLNRALQPYTPGSTFKLATSYALLEEGYVSPNTPYRCSPYIVYGGQVRRNWASRDMGPMTVREAIAWSCNTWYYQAVAQDPLGFVDRLAARAQLLGLGEPTGVEVAEKTGLLPTRAWKREALGEAWYPGETLSVAIGQGPVLATPAQIARMLATLANGGKKPRLHLVKRLGKEEVRPSLAPVPGRFFGVLQEGLRKTVTEGTARHVLGSFPVPTGGKTGTAETPGKRRGLEHAWYMGYGPTDPQSPYPPLVVVAFFENGGEGSRVALPAVRKVMEAYWKVPEEAKAP from the coding sequence ATGACCTCGAGGCTTTACGCCCTCATGCTCTCCTTCCTGGTGGCCCTGGGCCTTTTGGGCCTTCGGGCTTGGCAACTCCAGGTGCTGGAGCACGAGAAGTACGCCCTGAAAAGCCAGGGGAACTACCTGAAGACCGAGGGTATCCCCGCCCCCCGAGGGCGGATCCTGGACCGGAAAGGGCGGGTCATCGCCCAGGACCGGCTGGTGGTGGACCTGGTCTACGAGGGGGGAGAGGTGGCCTTTAAGGAGCGGCTCCTCCCGCTTTTGGGCCTGAAGGAACTCCCCAAGGAACCCGGGGTGCTCAAGGCGGGGGTGCCCGAGCACCTCCTCCCCACCCTGGCGGAGCTCACCGCCGGGCAGAGGAACCTGAAGCTTGTAGAACGCATTGAACGCCACTACCCAAACCCCATCTCGGGACCCGTTTTGGGCTACGTCCTCCAGGCCAACGCCGAACAGGTGAAGCGGGGCTATAGCCCCGACGAGCAGGTGGGCCAGGCGGGCCTCGAGGCTGCCCTCGAGCCCTACCTGCGGGGCAAACGGGGCGTGAAGGCGGTGGAGGTGAACGTCCGGGGGGAACGTCTGCGGGAAACCATCCTGGAAGAGCCCACCCCCGGAAAGGACGTGGTCCTCACCCTGGACCTAGACCTGCAACGGGCGGCGGAAAGGGCGCTAGAGGAAGCCCTCGCGGACATCAATGCGGGCCGCAGGCTTAACGGCCTCCCCCCCGCCACCCGGGTCAAGGGGGCCATCGTGGCCCTGGACCCGAGAAGCGGGGAGATCCTGGCCATGGCCAGCGCCCCCTCCTTTGACCCCAACCTCTTCGCCAAGCGCCCCGTGCCCAAGGAGGTCCAGGACCTCCTACGGGACCCGGACCTGCCCCTCCTCAACCGCGCCCTCCAGCCCTACACCCCGGGCTCCACCTTCAAGCTCGCCACGAGCTACGCCCTCCTGGAGGAGGGCTACGTGAGCCCAAACACCCCCTACCGCTGTAGCCCCTACATCGTCTACGGGGGGCAGGTGCGCCGCAACTGGGCCAGCCGGGACATGGGGCCCATGACGGTACGGGAGGCCATCGCCTGGAGCTGCAACACCTGGTACTACCAGGCGGTGGCCCAGGACCCCTTGGGCTTTGTGGACCGCCTGGCGGCCCGGGCGCAGCTTCTCGGCCTTGGGGAGCCCACGGGGGTGGAGGTGGCGGAGAAGACGGGCCTCCTCCCAACCCGGGCCTGGAAGCGGGAGGCCTTGGGGGAGGCTTGGTACCCCGGGGAAACCCTTTCCGTGGCCATCGGCCAGGGTCCGGTCCTCGCCACCCCGGCCCAGATCGCCCGCATGCTGGCCACCCTGGCCAACGGGGGCAAGAAACCCCGACTGCACCTGGTGAAGCGCTTGGGCAAGGAGGAGGTAAGGCCCTCCTTGGCGCCGGTACCGGGGCGCTTCTTCGGCGTGCTCCAAGAGGGTTTGCGGAAGACCGTGACCGAGGGGACGGCGCGCCACGTGCTGGGAAGCTTCCCCGTCCCCACAGGGGGCAAAACGGGGACAGCGGAAACCCCCGGCAAGCGCCGGGGGCTGGAGCACGCCTGGTACATGGGGTATGGGCCCACGGACCCCCAAAGCCCCTACCCTCCCTTGGTGGTAGTGGCCTTCTTTGAAAACGGGGGGGAAGGGAGCCGGGTGGCCCTCCCAGCGGTGCGCAAGGTGATGGAGGCCTACTGGAAGGTGCCCGAGGAGGCCAAGGCCCCGTAA
- a CDS encoding Uma2 family endonuclease, producing MVRPYRFSLEEFLKLPLPERGVELLEGEIYQMAPIGPRHAYVLNRWNRLFVERFPEALVQVQGPLALAPDVYLEPDLALLRPGDYGERLPGAEDVLLLLEVSDASLEYDLGKKVPLYARMGVPEVWVQDLQGSRLLVFRTPEEDHYREQIWVKPGERLAPLAFPEVLLEVPW from the coding sequence ATGGTCCGCCCTTACCGCTTTAGCCTGGAGGAGTTCCTGAAGCTTCCCCTGCCCGAGCGGGGGGTGGAGCTTCTGGAGGGGGAGATTTACCAGATGGCACCCATCGGCCCACGCCACGCCTACGTTCTGAACCGCTGGAACCGTCTCTTCGTGGAGCGCTTTCCCGAAGCGTTGGTGCAGGTTCAGGGTCCCTTGGCCCTGGCTCCGGATGTGTATTTGGAGCCGGACCTGGCCCTTCTGCGGCCGGGGGACTATGGGGAGCGCCTTCCTGGGGCGGAGGACGTGCTTTTGCTCCTGGAGGTTTCCGATGCTTCCTTGGAGTACGATTTAGGCAAAAAGGTGCCCCTATACGCCCGTATGGGCGTGCCCGAGGTTTGGGTCCAGGACCTCCAGGGAAGCCGGCTCCTCGTTTTCCGCACCCCGGAGGAGGACCACTACCGGGAGCAGATCTGGGTTAAGCCCGGGGAGCGCCTGGCGCCCCTGGCCTTCCCGGAAGTTCTTCTGGAGGTGCCGTGGTAA
- the mreD gene encoding rod shape-determining protein MreD produces MTALLALLLTLFLAGLLSALWPQGLMAPDLFLVLALWYAWGRPYYLGLPVAFLLGLLQDLLGYGLLGLHATGLLLAAYAFYAASRRLVAGEGLGASFAFLWAFLAKWFGYFLVAYWLRLDLPPLLPLDLLLEGLFTLPLALLALRLKGARAP; encoded by the coding sequence ATGACGGCGCTTTTAGCCCTTCTCCTCACCCTTTTTCTGGCCGGGCTCCTTTCCGCCCTCTGGCCCCAGGGGCTCATGGCCCCCGACCTCTTCCTGGTCCTTGCCCTTTGGTACGCCTGGGGCAGGCCCTACTACCTAGGGCTTCCCGTGGCCTTTCTCCTTGGGCTTCTCCAAGACCTCTTGGGGTATGGCCTCCTGGGCCTCCACGCCACGGGCCTCCTCCTCGCCGCTTACGCCTTCTACGCCGCAAGCCGGCGCCTGGTGGCGGGGGAAGGGCTGGGCGCCTCCTTCGCCTTCCTTTGGGCCTTTCTGGCCAAGTGGTTCGGCTACTTCCTGGTGGCCTACTGGCTTCGCCTGGACCTCCCCCCCCTCCTCCCCCTGGACCTTCTTCTGGAAGGCCTCTTCACCCTCCCCCTGGCCCTCCTGGCCCTTCGGCTAAAGGGTGCGCGTGCGCCATGA